One Setaria viridis chromosome 5, Setaria_viridis_v4.0, whole genome shotgun sequence genomic region harbors:
- the LOC117856092 gene encoding pectin acetylesterase 5 yields the protein MFSTLQPHKKAMATELLSPLLPQRRRGLAVAAAAPLLLLLLVVVVFSRSRLTVSSPERVDLTLVAGAREKGAVCLDGSPPGYHLRRGFGSGAHNWLIYLQGGAWCNTTQSCSERKRSSLGSSKFMRALKFSGILSNDHLENPDFYNWNIVVVRYCDGASFAGDAEGEDLDGTKLFFRGLRIWEAVIDELMGKGMDIAQQALLTGCSAGSLAALLHCDNFRGRFPQEVAVKCLSDAGFFIDVKDLSGERSMRSLINGVVHLQNVREVLPKDCLQNKDPTECFFASELIKSISTPTFILNSDYDSWQIRNVLAPSGSYPQQAWSSCKADIRNCSSTQIDVLHGFKNKLVSEMKVAEDNKNWGLFIDSCFTHCQTPFHITWHSPISPRLGDKTIAETVGDWYFGRRQDVKQIDCEYPCNPTCSSRLPTA from the exons ATGTTCTCCACTCTCCAACCGCACAAAAAGGCCATGGCGACCGAGCTGCTGTCCCCCCTCCTCCCGCAGCGTCGACGGGGCCTGGctgtcgccgcggcggcgcccctgctcctgctcctcctggtCGTTGTCGTCTTCTCCCGCTCACGGCTGACGGTGAGCTCCCCGGAGCGCGTCGACCTGACCCTCGTCGCCGGGGCTCGGGAGAAGGGCGCGG TGTGCTTGGATGGGAGCCCGCCTGGTTACCACCTGCGGAGAGGCTTCGGCTCCGGAGCTCACAACTGGCTCATCTACCTTCAG GGAGGAGCTTGGTGCAACACCACACAAAGTTGCTCCGAGCGCAAAAGGAGCAGCTTAGGTTCATCTAAGTTTATGAGAGCATTAAAGTTCTCTGGGATACTCAGCAATGACCACCTAGAAAATCCTG ATTTCTACAACTGGAATATAGTTGTTGTAAGGTACTGCGATGGGGCATCATTTGCTGGGGATGCAGAGGGTGAAGATTTG GATGGAACCAAACTTTTCTTCAGAGGATTGCGCATCTGGGAAGCAGTTATTGATGAACTCATGGGAAAAGGAATGGACATTGCTCAACAG GCTTTGCTTACAGGCTGTTCTGCTGGTTCTCTAGCTGCATTACTGCACTGTGATAATTTTCGTGGACGGTTTCCTCAAGAGGTTGCAGTTAAATGCCTTTCTGATGCTGGTTTTTTTATTGACGT GAAGGATTTATCTGGAGAAAGGTCCATGAGGTCACTCATCAATGGAGTAGTTCACCTTCAG AATGTTAGAGAAGTTCTACCCAAAGACTGCCTCCAAAATAAGGAtccaacagag TGTTTCTTTGCTTCTGAACTGATTAAGAGCATCAGCACCCCCACATTTATTCTGAACTCCGATTACGATTCTTGGCAG ATACGAAACGTTCTCGCACCAAGTGGGTCCTATCCTCAACAGGCATGGTCAAGTTGCAAAGCAGATATTCGGAACTGTAGTTCCACACAAATTGACGTACTACATG GATTCAAGAACAAATTAGTCAGTGAAATGAAGGTTGCTGAAGATAACAAGAACTGGGGGCTGTTCATTGATTCATGCTTCACCCACTGTCAAACACCATTCCATATCACATGGCATTCTCCGATCTCACCAAGACTTGGTGACAAG ACTATCGCAGAGACTGTTGGGGATTGGTATTTTGGTAGAAGGCAAGACGTGAAACAGATCGACTGCGAGTATCCATGTAACCCCACATGCAGCAGTCGTCTGCCTACTGCTTGA